DNA sequence from the Manduca sexta isolate Smith_Timp_Sample1 chromosome 25, JHU_Msex_v1.0, whole genome shotgun sequence genome:
tcacaaaAAGGTCGCAAAAACCTGAGGAGGTGCGGAATGTGGGTTAGGATCATTTTATACAATGATTGttattcatttattgaaatgtaagCTTTGGACGTACCGCCCACTCCTCCCTCGAGTTGAGAGTTAAAACCAGGGTGTTGTTTTCatgaactttaaataaattatgattaattgaTGTTTACCTCTCTTTTAATTGTATAACACCttcaaaattatcaataaaaacattggGGGGCTACACAAAATGCTGAAGACAAAGGAGTACAACTTTGCGAGTCGCAGAAATAAATTACGCTGCAGTTTCAtgttaatagtatattttgGGGCGTGGATGACAGGCTTTTTGTTTTCAGTTGTTTGGCTCAACTCTTATGTAAAAAGTGTCGCCGCatccaaagacattaaacataAATAGTTAAAGACCGGACATCAGGGCCAATATTTTCTCCAAAAGTGATATataaccaattggtaataagtcgctatcttatttgaaatgtccgtatgacaagatatCAAAGCGTCcttagatacaaaaataatatatttacaggaaatatgctaatattcgcattaaaaattTACGTAtcatgatatgaaaaaaaaagaagtattttacattcatgtcttgctatttcacggtagattgagtaaccatcacataagtgCAATTTTTTTGtgtgacaatcttcccaatgtccgctctatataatcttagaactctttggtcGCATCACACGCTCAATAATAGATTAACCGGTTAGGTACTAACGGTTCCGGTCCTAAATTAGTTAAGTATACAGAGATTCGTCTAAACATTATCTTCGTATCTCAATCTTTTTTCGATGCCTCGTTCTTTCACCGAGTAACAACCACATCTCTTTATTTTCACACCTATTTATAATCCGAATTACAAGCTTGCATTTCGCTACTGTCCGATGCTGTTGATGAAAATGTAAggcgtttttattttaaagtgatcGATTAGTAATTGAGtctggtaaaaaaataaaaaatattttaatattttatggttatatgtttaaaatataaaaactataaaggTGATATTAGACATTTCATGCTATGTAGACTTATTAGAAAATACCTCAGAAAAAATAGATCgatattaaatcttaattaCCTATCAGGAACAacataatctatctatacttataataaatctgtagagaggtcaattctgtacatgaaatatatttccaaaataactatcagggggtgattagggatcgatactgatgccaaaaatgcaattagtaaaatttttgtcggtctgtctgtctgtctgtcccgatagcttagcagttcgaagctttctcattatatttgtctactcttacgtttataacactctcagtcagccctaattaaaaaagttaacattattaagtattccataaaaaagaatcatagaaatcggtatagaaacaccaaagttatacatgaaatacgctaataataagccatcatgcgtgaatataATCATGCAATCAATCATGTGCAATCATgcacattctcgaacgttcgcgaccggctccatttttgaagtccgaaatccacgcgggcgaagctgcgggcggaagctagttcactaatataatttttaaactttaatgtaataaataaataaaattcatcaaaAATCTAAGTATCAGTAATCACTTCATAAACtattctttgttttatgttttttacttaGTGATACTCCATTTATAAATCATGACTGCAAACACGTTTTGTGCAATTTCCCAAAAACccagtgtttttttttgggtaaggttagtctatttttatttagcgTGCGTAcaagtacttacataaaatgGAATGCCTAAAGTGAATATGCTACAATGTTATCGTTTTTCAACATTTTCAGATGGGTTTTTCTTTTGAGATCCTCTTATAAAACGACTAGAAATATTGAATTACAACAATTTTGTGTTTTCTCGCTACAAGTAATACGGTGAAAATGTATAATTACATTTCTAATGATAGTCAGTGGGGTGttcattgtataatatttcGACAGCAGTTTTCACTTTAGGTAGATACATAAGGCTAGACACAAACCCGGTAAAAATAAAGCGTCCGTACGATTGCCATTATTCCCTGAGTAGGATAAAATGCAATAAACGCGCTTCTATCTTgtatttcttgatttttttccTCTGAATATTTCATCCTTGTACGCACGTAGATTTGCAGCCGAATCctgaataataaaacatgagattaaaatatatataagtacatatattttataaaatgaatgtcGAAAATACTTGTAAGCATACCACTAATTGTCCCACGGTAAGCATCAAGCATCCGAATTTGCAGATAACTTTTTGCATTTCTTCATAAACGTTTCATTGTACGGACACGGAATATCTtcgattttatttgtatatataaaagttACTAAAACCCATAGCCCAAGACGTACCATAGAGTGTTTATAAAAGTTGGCTGaaaataggtaggtactacTTACCTTCTTTGCTTCACGCCATTCCAAACTGCGAAGGCGGGCTAATCCTTTTAGATTACGGTCAAGTATATTCAGGAATTCTGCTCTTGTTATTTTTGGTGTCTCTGTAGTTCCATTAACTAGCACAGGTTCATTTGTGACAGCCTGTAAGAATAAACTTAGTTAGACTTAGTTAGAACACTATGTTAGATCCTAGGTATGTGATAATCCTAGGTAGTGAGTCTATTGCAATTAAGGTATTACTGGAcacaatttcagactccggctgagctgaaaaacttaatatctacCTATCATTACCTGAACAAGAGATAGGAAAGAGGAGGTGCGGGAATTTGGGTCGTTTAAATATTCTATCTCCTATATATTTATGACTAATAATTATTCATGggaatatacttacattatcaTCAGCGAATTGGTTGTTAACTAAATCTGATATTTGAGCATAAGCGCTTTTTGTATCATTAATTTGCTGAAACATATCACAAAGCaaagttattgttatatatagaAAAACATACAAGTTTTTTACGAATGAATATAATTAGGTACTTAGGAGGTGCTCATTCCTACCTGTAAAACAAGATTAAATATAGTTCCGAAGAACCCCCATTTCGGTTTTGTAGCTACGGAATATCCAGATTTTATAGCTATTTCTCTGTACTGTCGATCCTTTCCAATGACTGCGTCCGCCGTTtgctgaaaaaatattaaatgcttaAATCCTAAATACAAGGAGCTCATACCCATTCCAAATTCGTCAAATCATCTAGATCAACCCTCTGGGTTGGGTCAAGGCTCTAACCTTGTCAattgtcatattatttattttaaattaaacttaatttgcCCAATTTTTCTGATACCTACTATAGGTACTTCCCACAGTACTTAGGTAAGTacctacaataatatttttcattgttcaTTTGGATATGTAATCTAAATTATGGGTGAATATAGTGGATATATAAAAAGTCAAACTAAGATGCGTTTGTTTAAGACCGTAGGAGCGGTAACAGCATAAGTATACCTAAGTAAATACTTTAATCAAATTCCTACTTGCTATTGagttataattgttattttctaGTAACATTTGTTACATGTATTGTTGCCTACGTACCGCGTGTTAGcgtaaatataacaaactagtcgacccgacagacgaagtcctgtcaactatgaatttgcagcgcgcattctgtcaatcgctgaaattaacttttctaacgttccgctcaacttccttaattttttctttcataagatccttctcctgacaataaaaaacacaacaacaaaaaattgtgaaatcggtccagccgttcacgcgtgatgacgtgaccaaggaaaatagggattcatttttatatacctacatagatagatagattaattagtaggtattgtattattttgtttcgcGGTTTTTTCACTATACAagattaattattgtatatcataaagccgaaacacccaaattagatttttgtgtaaaagatcacataaaaatacaaaaattataatagcaatGAAAACTCACGCGGAATTGATAGATCAAGCACACCGCCCGCATCGCCGCAAGGATCAAGCGGGACTTGTGCGGAGCCATGGGGTGGGGAAGGGAGTGCTTGTAACGGTCGGCTGTCGTAGTAGGTATCAGGGAGCGACCGACATGTGccgaaattttattacaaaaggaACCAttttgacgaaattttaatgtttttgggAGAAAATATAACATGGCTAAAAATTAGTGGAATGGATTGATGATTGAATGGATTCTCGACGAACTCATTTcgggtttgtaatatactaaaaataatgttgtatgaatataaaaaattgcgcagtttaaacaaaatacttacGTTCTACGCTCTAAAATGGTTTTGGtataagtgaaaataaaaactaaccaAATAAGTACCAGTTCTAACCCCAAAATCCTACTAAAGGACTCCAAATCGTAGCCTAATGCAATATGCGGTCGGATcaatttttgcaaaatatataaaacgatCATTTATAGTTATTTCTTAATGTGTTACCTATTTTAGTTTCATTATACTTTACTTGCCATTGGATGCATAATCTTGATCGAATGTTAGAATTAGTAAAAATAGCGGCCGTCtttaattttcttgttttaagACCAATTGACTTCAAAAACTATTTCTGTGCATATCCGTTgtgtattttttgagtttatcgtgttcagagaggcagacagatgcggcggggactttgttttataataaactagttgacccgacagacgttgtcccgtcttaactatgaatttgcagcgcgcattctgtcaatcgctgtcagttatttcaaacaattgacagttatataaaatttatattttcgttaagttttcttaaattttctaattttccgtgaagttttttgaatttttctttcataagaaccaatatatatatatatatatatatatatatagatataggtatctttttgaactttttaagaggaacaatcctaTTATACGTGAtggttgcgtaactttaaccgtttactcagcgcacgcaatggaagttctcaaaagaaataaatacttattccccgtatttgcaacatttttcactaatgctccgctccttttgttCATATCGTGATGTTGTaatgtagcctatagccttccctGATAAATGGGCTGTTCaataccaaaataatttttcaattcgaaccagtagctCCTGAGATTATGGCTTAGATTATTAATTACCAagataggtaagtacttatgttATTAGATTGCGGCAGAGCCATCTCGTGGGAGGCAAAAGCTAGCAAATCTGTCGTCTGCATAACTACTAGGATGCAACTAATCCTGAGAAAATCATGTCGATAATGTCGATAATACTTACTTGTCCGGAACACTGTGGTAGCACCACTACGATGATCATCAAGGATATAATAACCGCGCATCGGTGACTGACCGCAAAAggtttctgtctgtttgtcatTTTCGCAACTTCTTACACCTTcacctaaatataaaaatataatatattgcacaAGACGACGCTATTGCaagattgtttaaatttaaatattttgttaaacacTTTTATCTCGGTGCGAATACGTAAATAACATTGATAGCCAGATTTGTTCAGATTCTTACTATCTATTGAGGACTGTGTGACTTACACAGATAGATACTTACTCATCTACTTATAAAgaactttgttatttaaagcTCTACATGTTTTGTGAAAGTATTATATTGAGTTCAGTGTTATGATGTGGATATTATCTACCTATAACCTAACTACCACCAGGTGTAAGCTATATGTACATACAGTGTTTTTTTAGTTAATGTTAAAGGTTGACACCTATTCACATGTCCATAACTATGTACAGTGTACACATATAGTAACTGGTCAAGGCGAATAAACAAGGTCAAACTTTCAAACCTTTCGATATCTAGCTCTTGCAAATGTACGAAGAATTCCCTACATGGCAGTAGTGTAAACAATTCCCTACCTATAAGTCACAGTCAAAAACAGACAAGGAACAAGTAAAGTATAAGAATTCAGTCTATGGCCACAAATTTGCAAGTCCAAAGTTATGAGGTAGGTAGCTTCGTGAactaatataggtactaaagcAAGATTTCCAGGGGTCCAGGTAGCCTCTTCACCTTCCTAATTATTTACCTTTGAAACAGCGCAGTCTTAATCCTTCCGGAATCGTAGAAGTTTATAGGCGACGGATATTGTTATCCGACCTCTTGCTCCTTGGTCGCAGCGCGTGTCGATTAATAACTTGAGACAtacgataatttttttaatcaaagcTTCAAATACCTATCTTCACTTTTCAGTTTTTAGGGGTTCGCATCTCACAGTCcttaggtaggtacttattatCATAACATCGTAATAGTAGCAACGTCTAATTCATCCATGTTCATAcctttgatcataatataagcttttgaaatctaaatgtGTATCAACCAaaggttgtaaaaaatataagtaatctaAAAAGGATTTATTTCTTACCTAGGTTAATCTAtctaatgatattatgtacttacctacatattattaaatcctTAATTATAATGGGAACAATATAGGTGTGACTGCCCATTAAGTAATGCACAGTTTATGAGAGCTTAATGATAtcttttagtttaattatatgaCTTAGATTAACTAGATAAGAACAAATCCATTGGAGTATTTGAATGGCATTCCTGGTACCTATGAAGTCTTTTTACTTATTTCTAAGAATTATTAGTCTTTAATATGAAGTCTAGACTCCAGGCTTAAGAGTTTAGGCGTTTTATGAGGTAGGGCCAGGTGCTCTATGCCATCTACGAGAGCAAATCCGTTTGTTGTAATTACCAGCGATCGTTAGGTAAAAGTACAAAAGAGAACCCCTTTACTTATGCGGCTGTCTAAGCTGTACTTCAATATGAGCGCCCGTAATGGCAAAAAGATGGGTTCGTAGATGAAATAGGCCCCCCTGACCTTATCTTTTTCTTGTCTTAAATAATGAAGGTATTATCGGTGAAGTTACACGAGGTGGACATCCATTCTAACGATACCACTGTCTCAAGCCACTCATTAGAGGATaggtcaatttttttttatggtgtATCTTTGGGATAGGAGTCGCAGTATGACATGAATGAGACCGATAAAGGCATGTGTCGTGAACAGACTCGTGATTAACCGGTTTGACCCCAAACATGCCGATGTTTCGCCCGATTggattattaataatagtacTTAGTCGTTGTCTATTGGCTTAGATGTGCCATGCGGCTTTATACAACAACTACAACTTATGCCGCTTACCTAGTACATTATTAATGCTGGCAAGCAGCACTTTGGAAATTTTATTGCGATTCGTTTGTAGCcagtttaaaaaaagtaaaaattgttCGTCACTTTTTCCATGCGAAGCCTGTGAATTTACCTAAAAAGTACTTACAATATGAGTAAACGTAAATATACTTAACGATTAGAATAAGTACAAACCAGAACCTACTAGTTTTATAGTTATTTCATAAGTCCCTATAGACCTACCTGCTTAGGTTCCGGTATTAGGAAGGTATGTACTGTGAGGCGCATTATAGGCACGTTGAACACATAGTAGATGTTAGGTAAGTAAGTACCAGTTATTAGTTACGACATAAACAAACGTGTACCTGTACAcgtttgttttaaaactattaaggtcagtcgggggaagtgcgccataaaattttcatagctggattcaatgcaaaataatttctttttgtgctgacttaagaatgtaattttattaatttaagaatatttggtattttgtgataacaacctatagccattcaaggaaatcggaccataaattaataatattttgctcaaagtaaaaaaaatggtagtaggcgcacttgcctctggaaatggggtaagtgcgcctgtgtcaaaaaaacgccaataagaaacaatataaagaaaacactcactttagtccatagagaaataagttttactcgcattgctcttggataatttttaatcactcaatattataacaaactatggctgtcaaatcaaattcggggtaagtgcgccatatatatgtaaatcagggcttgaaaacattttagatttttttttgatatataattttttgttaggttagagttttgtgtgcggatatgttggaataaaaaatggtagccctaatataaaatctattttatttctaaaaagtaaaaaaaacatacaaaatgtaagaattaacaattttgaatgcgttataactcaattacttagaatttggccttatgacatttgatatgttttagctgcaatatatccagataacgtgcctgatcgaacagttgcaacctattcacaaaaagttgctctagaccaaggtatttcagtttttcttttgtaaaaacgaattaactaatacgcccttttatttaagtcggctcaaaacaaaataccttgagtacaaaaaattctgctgttaagtacaacattttaataataataattcatattagtaaaacttattctcaaaaaaggttggttatatatggatcaggggcaagtgcgccatacgactactaactgtggcgcacttgccctactcgacaatttttaggtacattttttcgcattgctaaaaaatcctttattttagtatatataaataaaattcaggcaggaagttaaaataaaaggtttaaactatgtattcaccttactggtttacagaaatatgttaaatatcttgaaatatttgatgttatctttcgcggggtcatctcggtttacaggtctaaatgacacttaaaataaaatggccaataaatcgtattaaaatgaacatagccatttatgttttttagtggaactgtatttcagttagtggcatagatgtaagattgcggtaattgtataacatcaatagttctcgatttttttagggtaggtgcacttaccccgtcggcgcacttgccccacctgaccttaagTGGATACataagtactaaataaattTCCCATCCATGTACCTATTAACATAATTTCTTAATCACTAAAATTCACTTCGTTGTCTTTTTCTGCACTGTAGTATGAATCTACATACATTGACATGTTAAGTAGTAAGTGCCTGCCTTATTTACTTatgcataaattttaaaatttaaagcagCACTTACAAATAAgctaatgttaaatataaactataaaaacaaatatgtggAGAAATAAGAACGAttcctttttaataatacttgCACCCAtttatattcgattttattaaGGTAAAAGTTAAACATTGTCACTGCActaacgataaaaataaatcagttaagTAAGGAACACATTTACCTAGTATACAAATTCCACTGACTTAGCGGAACGTAAAGGTGCGCGTTGCACCAGCTTCGCGCGCAAAGCACAGTTGAATACTGGCAGTTAGCACACAGTGGTCACTGCGAAACACCGTGTTCGACACGGAGTACGCCTAACAGACCGCAGACACCAACGGGGCCAAGGCCGACGTAGTGACGAAGTGGGTAGCTATTCATTATGTCAGCTTACGTTCTACTTATGCAATGCTTCACCATTTCGATGCAGTTCGGTGGCCTGCTCAATACtcactaaataattaaaattgcttggATCACCATAAGAAGGGAAGTAGGGGAAGATAATTTACAGTAGATCACTTTTTTACAAAGACGTTTTGAACTGTTTCTTTATAAgcttacttaattataaaattacatgcaGATCGCGCGGGTCAGTGAAAATACCAtaagtactttttaatatttttctgcaaCTTGATAGTGGTTTGTTTATATTCGTTTATATGttgactagttgacccgacagacgttgtcccgtcttaactatgaatttgcagcgcgcattatgtcaaatcactgacagttatttcaaacaattgacagttatataaaattaatattttcgttaagttttctaatttcccgcgcaattttttgaattttttctttcataaatctaaaatcgggattttttacgaaaatattcattacttatgaataattttttgcacggtgttatcaccacgaacctgtggtttcatttagtaacgcgatgtcaaaatgaccctgtatagaaGATATATCGTTCTAAATGTATTCTAACTGtcgcaaaataggtaataataataaagtatatattataggaATATATAATCCGGATCTGTCAAGGAACGcgaaataccgatattctgtttgttagcaccgtaaacattatttacttgacggaatcACTCATGCGacctagtggaacgtagggaacaagatggggtcgcaggtagtgttgtccgaaaacaaaaattataacacaattgcgaattatttgatttatacgacgttacacctcctacgatcttaccccaacgcgccttatgtATACTTACctaattgaaaaatgtaggtagatattataacttttcgTCGACCAACACttagtcctccccgtgaccatgaaggataTAGTCTTTGAAAAGTTGggaaaaaatcataatacttataaaaaaccgcgataaattctgaaaaattgtttaattgccATGTCTAACATTCCTGTAAACCcaggaaaatattatgtatctcagaaaaactttttcacgtgcGCAGAGCCACGGGTAAATCTGTTACATATGTACTATTGGTAGCTAGATAGCTACAATTATTACAAGtaagttcttatattatttttggatgTAGGATTTAAATTTTAGAACTTGTCCTAAGCTGACCTTAATTGCGTGACCTTCACCTGcggtatttttttccaaatgagttaataatttttattatatttcccgaacaattattaattaagtacaactaataattttatgaacttgTGTATTCCCATGGGTGACGGAGTGCGGCGTTTAATTCCCGTGTTGCAGACCtttaccggaataaaagtccctctACCTATAGGTATCTACTGCATTCATGTATTAATCGAGGACATCATTTTATGCGTATAAAttctatctaaataaataatttgtgcgTTAACCTACCTATTTCTAATAAAcatgcaaaacaaaaaaaacacattacgcctttatacccgaaggggtaggcggTGGTGCAACTGGGGCACCCACTTTACACCTATGTGTGCCATCCCATGATGTTTAAGGAGGCCAGTCTATCCCCATATCGGCCAACAACTCCAGACTCCGGGAACCCGCAGCCGAtccggcctcttataggccgATTAGTCTTATCAGTACATTAAGGAAACAGGTCTccctcgaccgtctcaaaatagtagctcACTGTCATCATCAGCTCCCTCCGAAGCGGTTTGGTTTCCGAAGTAGGCACCgttgcgtgcatcagatactccgcatcacggagcatgtctatAATAAGCTTACATACAACATCTATACCGGAGCTCTTTTATTCGTAGTTGAAACAGAATGCGACAAAGTGTGGAACAACGGCTTACTTTTTAAGCTGTACACTCTCAATGTGCCCATACAACTACATCATACGAGActttttgtcgaatcgcggttttAAATATCCCATGGAGGGAACTCCCTCTTTCCGACACATCATTACCGCCGGAGTCCCGCACGGTTCCGTTCTCTCTTCTTTTCTCTTCTTGCTTTACCCAAGCGATATTCCTAAATTAAAAGACGTCCATCTGGCGCTCTTCGCGGACGACACTACGTgatctacgcttcacgtagagaCCCGGATCAGGTGGTGTGCACTTTGCAAGCTGCAGCCGACTAACTCGGTGcgtggtttcgcaaatggcgcatcacaGAAAAGCCAGGCAATTATTTTCACTAAGAAAAAGCAAGCACAAGCTTCTTATGGATCAGTTAATATCTCTGGCCAAATCATTTCTAAGACCAATAAAGTCAAATATTTATGAGTAATCCTAGATCATAAGTTGACCTTCGTTGCATACGTAAAcgcggtacgcgcgcgagccgcatttTCGATCTGTCAGTCACATTGGCTCATATATAAAATAGTGAAATGTCCAACCGCAACAAGATTCCGATCTTTACCACATGTATTGGCCGACAATAACATACGCATTGCCCGCGTTCACCGACATACCGCCTTCTCGACTTCAACGTCTGCAGGTATTGCAAAACAAATTCATAAGGCGAGCTTTTAATGCCCCGTGGTATAATCTCCACTTAATCTCGCAATCGCGAACAACATATTTTTGGCTGtcagtatatgtatatatgtactatgtacctACTAGATTTTGGGTTCCgtacattcactgtgttcaattaaatttaactgcaatccattcaaactgactttagtatggtgtcaatatcgACAGTTTGTGGTTATGTCCGGAGCggctttccatatatattataattctctttgggaGCGGCGCTCATAATAGAATGATTACTTACTCTAGTCTAGGTATCCCAAGTgacaggcatagcctagtttAGGGACCCctgacaataattgaaatgcttAAATTCAGATATGCCAATTATTGTTCATGTACTTCGTAAcgttattatttctgtgttctttttgttgcaataaagttaagttattattatttatttatttagtctaAGGTTAAACGTGgaggttataaaaaatattagtaaaataagtaaaattatttgttgttcgagtgaatatataggttataacagtTTTGGTggctattttagttcaaatgttgaacaaatagtttatatggacattcgtgtctacagaatatacgtcaatggatGAAACCCTTGATATGCTGTGTTTTTCGAGaagccattttcaaaaatatttttttcgatttaaaaCACAGCATGACAAAAGTTTCATCTGACTAAGGAATTTAAACCTTCCATATATTTGATTAGGCACTAaaccaatttatatataatataataatataataagccttttatttcttgcttagTAACTAAAATAGtgcacatacattttttttttataatttttattgtttgctaATTAAATGTACTAGTCGCAATGTGTATTTGCAAGAACCCCTCTGCAGGTGAAGGCCTCCTCCAAGGAATTCCATTCGTCTCTTGATTGTGCTTTTTGGAGCCAATTGGGACCCGCCAGTTTCTTGATTTCATCCTCCCATTTAGCACAAGGTCTCCCTTTTTTTCTTTAGCCTGACGGCCctttccaaaatattacttttcttGTCCACCTCTCATCTTGTAAACGTGCTATATGTCCGGCCCACTTCCATGTCAGTGCTAGAGCTTGCCTTAGTCCATCAATTGTCTTGGTCAAttctcttattttttaaaacaatttatataacttttaattatttcatatacttaaatgttttatattttttaagaagttGAGaggttcaatttaaattttattagttcctattattaatcattattactAATTCTTAAAACTTATTATCGCTGCAAAAGGGTGACTTTACAAGGTTACCTAAAGAACGCGATTATAAAGATCTCTTAAAGCATGCGATCTCGCAAGACTGGATTCATGATCTCGCGAGATCGGGGTTTGGTCTAAAATCTCGCGAGATTGCATTCCCTAGTGGACACcaatatgccgaccatcaggcactttatgcatATGGCTAGCAGACCCTATTTTGATAACGCGAGCAATGATCCAAATACGTTGCTTAGGCAAAATTCGATCTATACTTCTTTCGACCGCGCTAAATGGAGAGGGCCGCGTTCAGTTCTTActgatccagaggacgatatcactCTGGCTTTTCGTCATAAAATGGAGTTCTTGAAACTCGTACACTCCTC
Encoded proteins:
- the LOC115448372 gene encoding uncharacterized protein LOC115448372 isoform X1, whose amino-acid sequence is MTNRQKPFAVSHRCAVIISLMIIVVVLPQCSGQQTADAVIGKDRQYREIAIKSGYSVATKPKWGFFGTIFNLVLQQINDTKSAYAQISDLVNNQFADDNAVTNEPVLVNGTTETPKITRAEFLNILDRNLKGLARLRSLEWREAKKDSAANLRAYKDEIFRGKKSRNTR
- the LOC115448372 gene encoding uncharacterized protein LOC115448372 isoform X2, giving the protein MRAVCLIYQFRQTADAVIGKDRQYREIAIKSGYSVATKPKWGFFGTIFNLVLQQINDTKSAYAQISDLVNNQFADDNAVTNEPVLVNGTTETPKITRAEFLNILDRNLKGLARLRSLEWREAKKDSAANLRAYKDEIFRGKKSRNTR